The Doryrhamphus excisus isolate RoL2022-K1 chromosome 18, RoL_Dexc_1.0, whole genome shotgun sequence genome contains a region encoding:
- the prdm2b gene encoding PR domain zinc finger protein 2, with product MWDGEEGLKEDDGRPFQQKPSQELQKAYPMEISDHIDVQDMSAVMMDVGNEEEEEGEEEEEEEDADLTPNEAQQPEPSVRGVTKSLSQSSLPLGQELEVNPDLDLDPDPDGDLEGDPHGGSFPCQHCERHFSTRQGLERHIHIHAVTNQQAQLFKCRYCSKAFGSQVGRRRHERRHESGLKKPLGSFAGTPNLLSPLGQTDVSSPDCTSPTSHHVASQLTGGAVHSSETPRRESGPHVDRPFSLDENGDSKELHPCKYCNKAFGTHTNMRRHQRRIHERHLLPKGVRRKGMLLQEASTQPQPTESQNTSPALVYVPSADTEDEADRDDYTVDISKNISENLSFFIDGKIVSTSTVSSCEVIEVDTRSAALFGLDTVIISPSQLSQALKVEARASTAKQVSNFCQSSSKRRTSTPPLVPGLKVETETPSFTASSSAVTSSSPNLLVGGLLQQAADSSGFQREKTVYLSPKLKQLLQTQDVQKSTITLISESHRLASSLSVTPLQGSSSRFKRRTASPPSSPQLSPAVKAENCKPETASSYTLKVPKPESLSVSPLGNHLDKDDAGALSPSGSNLLGQSSSSSGGNACNQQPLDLSNTVSRRSDIPIKAQSDSALDLSVHRKQSAADVDVKGSAAPQLLVKKRKPNTSMLEKVLMNEYVGLPLPTEEGPSLIGNLSLQPHSPNVAPESAHPSPPSLTPVTMNPSSPGTSSVTSTTPPPPVLPTIPSPPAIANSPLSQPSDSLAQRPLPVLSPKMSPRTPEFPSEAEESVFTSESKDEEENTLSETLDSPNTPLKDPVDHHAPLESSPVGFSATEDISLLFDETHEDLNSGTSKSLSSDFAALSPQPESSSCPPPMLHDSAPPLPPQSPPHADIKEKPLHCTDDVSVMNHVPRDEVDPQTLNSKTSDKPLEAEQMDSAYSKTFVCNVCEGPFSSMKELSGHISQHASDWPFKCEFCLQLFGDAAALLTHRTTLHGVGTIFVCSICSKEFAFLCNLQQHQKDLHPNEACTHTSVESGKLRPQNYTDPSRAKEEIAPSTPAQETSKEAPEQNVSVKDEPDVNGNQADDSPEDPNEELYTTIKIMASEGGKPKGPDVRLGLNQHYPSYKPPPFPYHSRSHASSVASATNFTTHNIPQTFTTAIRCTKCGNSFDNMPELHKHILACANASDKKRYTPKKNPIPLKLIVESPNGVVSPSAAGQSAFRRMGQPKRLNFSQDVGKAKMSALSKKKNQLVQKAISQKNKAATSAKKAAVKVEEEQTNVCPHCSREFTYQASLSKHMAISCPLKPVVKKPMKRLADKKKDAASDKNIKKKDSDAAAMEPEQKPLGKTRARSSGAVELEPSQINKGKNTLSTQKRSASSPVATAAAATPANKKAKKGQAQPSASDPPNDTAQRPAMRMQRMGKEAPSKRLSEAKSQHQPKKEERFSLRTRERLGGPVTRSSQMAGPSVVVKSEDAPTPELKDSPEVLMK from the exons GTCTGAAGGAGGATGATGGGAGGCCATTTCAACAAAAGCCCTCACAGGAACTCCAGAAAGCCTACCCCATGGAAATCAGTGACCACATAGATGTGCAGGACATGTCAGCCGTCATGATGGATGTGGgaaacgaggaggaggaggaaggagaagaagaagaggaggaggaggatgctgaTTTGACTCCAAATGAAGCACAACAGCCCGAGCCATCTGTCAGAGGTGTCACAAAAAGCCTTTCCCAGTCTTCCCTGCCTCTTGGGCAAGAACTCGAGGTTAACCCCGATCTTGACCTTGATCCAGACCCCGACGGCGACCTCGAAGGAGACCCGCATGGAGGCTCGTTCCCCTGTCAGCACTGTGAACGTCACTTCTCTACCAGGCAGGGTCTGGAGCGCCACATACACATCCATGCCGTCACCAATCAGCAAGCACAACTGTTCAAGTGCCGATACTGCAGTAAGGCGTTTGGCTCACAGGTGGGCCGACGGCGCCATGAAAGGAGGCACGAGAGCGGCCTTAAGAAGCCGCTCGGCTCCTTTGCCGGTACACCGAATTTGCTCAGTCCATTGGGTCAAACGGATGTGTCGAGCCCCGACTGCACCAGCCCGACAAGTCACCATGTAGCCTCGCAGCTCACCGGAGGAGCTGTTCACAGCTCTGAAACGCCAAGGAGAGAATCAGGCCCTCATGTTGACCGTCCATTCAGTTTAGATGAAAATGGTGATTCCAAAGAGCTCCACCCATGCAAGTACTGTAACAAAGCATTTGGCACGCACACCAACATGCGCCGGCACCAACGCAGAATACACGAACGACACTTGTTGCCGAAGGGTGTTCGCCGGAAAGGTATGCTGCTGCAGGAGGCATCAACGCAGCCACAACCTACTGAGTCGCAGAATACCAGCCCGGCCCTCGTATACGTTCCCAGTGCTGACACGGAAGACGAGGCAGATCGGGACGATTACACGGTGGACATATCTAAAAACATCTCAGAGAATCTGAGTTTCTTCATTGATGGCAAGATTGTGTCCACCAGCACAGTGAGCAGCTGCGAGGTCATCGAAGTGGACACCAGATCTGCAGCCCTGTTCGGTCTGGACACGGTCATCATCAGCCCCAGTCAGCTCAGTCAGGCCCTGAAGGTGGAGGCTCGAGCCAGCACTGCCAAGCAGGTGTCCAACTTCTGCCAGTCATCATCGAAAAGAAGAACATCCACACCACCTCTTGTTCCCGGCCTCAAAGTAGAAACGGAAACGCCGTCTTTCACAGCCTCTTCATCAGCTGTGACATCATCCTCTCCTAACTTGCTCGTGGGCGGGCTTCTGCAGCAAGCAGCGGATTCATCTGGCTTTCAAAGGGAGAAAACCGTTTATCTGTCTCCTAAGCTCAAGCAGCTCCTTCAGACGCAAGACGTCCAAAAGTCCACCATCACGCTCATATCTGAAAGCCACAGGCTGGCATCCTCGCTGTCTGTCACACCACTGCAAGGTTCCTCTAGTCGGTTCAAAAGGAGAACAGCCTCCCCACCATCCTCCCCACAGCTCAGTCCAGCAGTTAAAGCAGAGAACTGCAAACCAGAGACGGCAAGCTCGTACACCCTGAAGGTGCCAAAGCCGGAAAGCCTCAGCGTCTCCCCTCTTGGTAACCACTTGGATAAAGATGATGCTGGAGCTCTTAGCCCTTCAGGAAGTAACCTTCTAGGCCAGAGCTCCTCCAGCAGCGGAGGCAACGCTTGCAATCAACAACCTTTGGACTTGTCCAACACTGTCAGTCGGCGAAGTGACATCCCTATCAAAGCTCAAAGCGATTCAGCGCTTGATTTGAGCGTGCATCGGAAGCAGAGCGCCGCAGATGTGGACGTCAAGGGAAGTGCAGCACCACAGCTGCTTGTCAAAAAGAGAAAGCCGAACACCAGCATGCTTGAGAAGGTGTTGATGAACGAGTATGTCGGTTTGCCCTTGCCGACAGAGGAGGGACCCTCGCTGATTGGCAACCTCAGTCTTCAACCTCATTCTCCTAATGTGGCACCCGAGTCTGCCCACCCGTCTCCTCCATCTTTGACTCCAGTCACCATGAACCCGTCGTCACCTGGCACGTCCAGCGTTACCTCAACAACGCCGCCTCCCCCTGTACTACCCACCATTCCCTCTCCGCCTGCCATTGCAAACTCTCCCTTATCTCAGCCCTCTGACTCATTGGCACAGCGCCCTCTCCCCGTCCTGTCACCCAAAATGTCCCCAAGGACACCTGAGTTCCCGTCAGAAGCAGAGGAGAGTGTGTTCACCAGTGAAAGTAAGGATGAGGAAGAAAACACCCTATCTGAGACACTGGACTCCCCGAACACGCCACTCAAAGATCCTGTTGATCACCATGCACCTCTTGAGTCTTCGCCAGTTGGTTTTTCCGCTACAGAAGACATTTCTCTGCTGTTCGATGAAACACACGAAGACCTCAACTCAGGAACTTCAAAGTCTTTAAGCTCTGACTTTGCTGCTCTCTCACCCCAGCCGGAGTCCTCATCTTGCCCTCCTCCCATGCTACATGATTCAGCCCCACCACTGCCTCCACAGAGCCCTCCTCATGCCGACATAAAAGAGAAGCCCCTGCATTGCACAGATGACGTCTCTGTCATGAATCATGTGCCTCGGGATGAGGTTGACCCTCAAACTCTTAACAGTAAGACGTCCGATAAACCCCTTGAGGCTGAACAAATGGACTCAGCTTACAGCAAGACTTTTGTTTGCAACGTCTGCGAGGGTCCCTTCAGCTCCATGAAGGAGCTCAGTGGTCACATCAGCCAGCATGCTTCAGATTGGCCCTTCAAGTGTGAATTCTGCCTGCAGCTGTTTGGCGATGCCGCCGCCCTGCTCACTCACCGGACGACGCTACACGGGGTGGGCACCATCTTTGTGTGCTCCATCTGTTCCAAGGAGTTTGCCTTCCTCTGTAACCTGCAGCAGCACCAAAAAGATCTGCATCCAAATGAAGCATGCACACATACCTCTGTAGAGAGTGGCAAACTCAGGCCACAGAACTACACCGACCCATCCAGAGCCAAAGAAGAAATCGCCCCCTCCACACCGGCACAAGAGACTTCAAAAGAAGCTCCAGAACAAAATGTCTCAGTAAAGGATGAGCCTGATGTTAATGGAAACCAAGCAGATGACAGCCCAGAGGATCCTAATGAGGAGCTGTACACGACAATAAAGATCATGGCCTCTGAGGGCGGGAAGCCCAAAGGCCCAGACGTCCGCCTCGGTCTCAATCAGCACTACCCCAGTTATAAACCGCCCCCCTTTCCCTATCACAGCCGCTCCCACGCCAGCTCCGTGGCCTCGGCGACTAACTTCACCACACACAACATACCACAAACCTTCACCACGGCCATCCGCTGCACTAAGTGCGGCAATAGCTTTGACAACATGCCTGAACTGCACAAGCACATTTTGGCCTGTGCCAATGCCAGCGACAAGAAGCGTTACACTCCCAAGAAGAACCCCATCCCACTCAAGCTAATAGTTGAGTCTCCCAATGGAGTTGTGTCACCCTCAGCTGCAGGCCAGAGTGCCTTCCGGAGAATGGGCCAGCCCAAGAGACTTAATTTCAGTCAGGATGTAGGGAAAGCGAAAATGAGTGCCCTCAGTAAAAAGAAGAACCAGCTGGTCCAGAAGGCCATTTCTCAGAAGAATAAAGCCGCCACCTCGGCAAAGAAGGCTGCCGTGAAGGTCGAGGAGGAGCAAACGAACGTCTGTCCTCACTGCAGCCGAGAGTTCACATATCAGGCCAGTCTGAGTAAGCACATGGCCATCAGCTGCCCCTTGAAGCCTGTCGTGAAAAAGCCAATGAAAAGACTCGCAGACAAGAAGAAAGACGCTGCCTcagataaaaatattaagaagaaagaCAGTGACGCAGCAGCCATGGAACCAGAGCAGAAACCCCTGGGAAAGACCAGAGCTCGTAGCTCCGGTGCAGTAGAGCTTGAACCCTCGCAGATcaacaaaggcaaaaacacactGAGCACACAGAAGAGATCCGCCTCATCGCCAGTGgcaacagcagcagcggcgACGCCTGCCAACAAAAAAGCCAAGAAGGGCCAAGCTCAACCGTCAGCCTCCGACCCTCCCAATGACACCGCACAAAGACCAGCCATGAGGATGCAGCGAATGGGCAAAGAGGCACCATCCAAGAGACTAAGTGAGGCCAAGTCGCAACACCAGCCCAAGAAAGAAGAGCGCTTCTCCCTGCGAACCAGAGAGAGGCTTGGAGGTCCAGTCACCAGGAGCTCTCAAATGGCGGGCCCCTCTGTCGTGGTCAAAAGTGAGGACGCACCAACGCCTGAGCTTAAAGACTCTCCG gaGGTGTTGATGAAGTAA